GGTGGTTCTTGGTCCGGAAATCCAGGTACTCCAAAGACTCGGTTCCAGTCACTGTTCACTCGGCAGCGAATGAACATTTACAGCTGCGATAGTTGAAGCGATCAAATTGGCTTTCTACGATGTGACCAGGCTGCTCGTATGGCCGACATAGTGGGTGATGGTGTAGTTGCTCTGGCTTGCCTACAGCACGGTAGCACGGTAGGTTGGGCTGCAAAGCCCAACATTCTCGGTGGCCCTCGTCGCGTGACCGTGTTTTACGGGATTGAAGTACACATAGGCCACATGCTTTTCCAAGTCATCATCATCCCGAATCTGATGTTCCCAATAGCGATGCTGCCAAATGCCGCGTTCGCGCTTCATCCTCCGGCTCGGCCGTATTGCTTCGGTTTTCGGCAGCGCTCGTGAAAACGCCGCCTTGGTCAACGACCAGCGCAACGGGAAATCGGCATCGCCCTCCGGCATGCGCCAGATGGCGTGCAAATGATCCGGCAATACCACCATCGCGACGATTTCGAAGGGATGGGTTGCCGGCTTTTTCGCACCGCATCGCGCAGCGCTTGAATGTAATCGGTGAGGAGGCTGCTTTTCCGATCCGCCAGATTGACGGTGAAAAAACAGGTGGCGCCAGGGATGTTCGATCTTCGATATCTCATGGGCGTGGCGTTATTGGACGAGGATGTTGGGCTTTGCAGCCCACCCTACCAGGCCGGGTGCCCACGCTACCCGGCTTTCATTTATTTAGCGAACCAAAATCGTATAAGCGCAAAAGACAAAGCAAACAGATAGCCATATGTAAAGCGGTCAATGCGAAGCACTTCTTCGCCACGCTTACTGCGCCACCATCCCAAAACGCACATAAGCACCCCAACTACGACTGGCGTAACAACCAAATTAACTGTTTTCCAGGCACCTTCCACCAAATAAGAAGGAAACAAAAAGAGACTTATACCACCAGCAATCATTCCAAAAATGGTATATCCGAACGCTGCGATCCACGGGTTAGGCGGCCTGCGAAACGGTTCAGCCAACGAGTGAAAGCCCAGTTCTACCAAAACCTCCACCGCAATCTGGAGTAACAACTCACCAACTACCTCGAAAACGAACTCAATCATGCTGATGGTTACATAAAGCCAACGTTAGACATCGTTCGCGCCCTCTCGCAGATTCCTACAGAAGAACCGCGTGGGCACGATGTGCCCGCCCTACCCGACTTGCTAGTGCTCATTGTTCGCGCTCCACGCGGGCAAAGATATGACCACCATCCGACGCCTTTTGGCCAAAGAACTGCAGCATCTCAAAGTCGGAGTACAGAACAGCGCACGCGCGCATGAAGGCAACTCGCGGGTTTGAATGCTCTTCATGTGCGACGCACTTAAGCGCTAAGCACTTGTCCTTGATGTGTGCGGTTGTGAATGCGATTTTGGTGTGCTGGGTTTTGTGTGCTACCTGGTGAGCAAACTCGTTCCTGATGTCGCGAATGATGTGGAGATCTGAGCGGATAGTGTCGGTGACTAGGCCTAGAAGGCGGCTCAGGTCGATTTTGGACGATAGATTTGCCAAAGGTCCGCTTCCAGCAAAGAGTCTCTTCCATGAGTTGGGCTCATGGTGAAGAAAGAACTCTAGTGCTGCTGTGATTGACTCTTCAACCCACGCCATCGCTACTATGGCCGCGCCCCGGTCCGACTGCTCTTGAATCTCTTCAAGGAGCGTCGTCATGCGCTGTAAGCCTTCGGCTGAGTAAGGATCAATCTTCTTCATGTGGATGCGTCTAACTTGATTTACACAGCAAGGCCTGTCCTTATAACTCGGCGCCTGCTGTATAACGTGACGCCGAAGGAATGGTCGGGAGCCGCGCCAATTCTCGCTTGCGCGGCGACATATGCAATTTCATGCAGTATTAATTAAACCGCAAAAAGCGGCAAGCACTCGGCACCTACGCCACCTTCGCCTTCCCCAACAACGCCTTCAAATTCGCCAGCCGATCCTGCGGCGTGAGCACTTCCTCTTCCTTCGGCACCGCGTCACCCTCATCCAGCTTCATCTCCTTGATGAAGCGCGAGACGTCGCAGTTCACGCTCTCTCTTGCACGTTTGCGCTTCTTGCACCACGTGATGTGCAGGCTGCGTTGCGCGCGCGTGATGCCGACGTACATGAGGCGACGTTCTTCCTCGATGCGGGCGGCAAGCGTTTCGATCGGCGCATCGGGGTCGCCCTTGTGCGGCAGGATTCCTTCTTCGACGCCGACCAGGAAGACGTGCGGGAACTCCAGTCCCTTCGAGGCGTGCAAGGTGGACATGCGCACGGCGTCGGGTTCTTCGTCGCGGCCTTCCAACATGCTCATCAACGCGACCATTTGCGTCAGTTCGAGCAGGCTCTTTTCTTCGTCGGTGCCGTCGCGGCCGCCCTTGCCCTTGTCCTTCAGCCAGGTGGTGAAGTCGATCACGTTCTGCCATTTGTTTTGCGCCTGGCGGTCGTCGAAGGCGTCGTACAGATAGGCTTCGTAGTTGATCTCTTTCATCATCTCGTCGAGCAGCTCGGCGGCGTTTTCGCCTTTCTTGCTGGCGCGTGCTTCGAGGCCGTTGATGAAGCGGCAGAACTCGCGCAGCGGGGTCAATTGCCGGTCGGCGAGTTTGGATTCGATGCCGCCCTTGAAGACGGCTTCGAACAATGAGCATTGCCATTGGCCGGCGAAGGCGCCGAGCGCCTCCAGCGTCGATTGGCCGACGCCGCGCTTCGGCGTGGTGACGGCGCGGATGAAGGCGGGGTCATCGTCGCCGTTGGCGATCAGGCGCAGGTAGCTGATGATGTCCTTGATCTCGGCGCGGTCGAAGAAGCTCTGGCCGCCGGAGATGGTGTAGGGGATGCGTTCCTTGCGCAGCGCCTGTTCGATCACGCGCGCCTGATGGTTGCCGCGATAGAGCACGGCGTAGTCGGAGAATTTTGCGCGACGCTCGAACTTGTGCGCGGAGATCATGATCGCGACCTGCTCGGCTTCCTGCTCGTCGTCCTGCATCGCGAGGACCTTGACCGGGTCGCCGAGGCCGTGTTCGGACCAGAGCTGCTTCTCGAACAGCTTGGGGTTGTTGGCGATCACCGAGTTCGCGGCTTGCAGGATGCGCGTGGACGAGCGGTAGTTCTGTTCGAGCTTGATCACCTTGAGGTCGGAGAAATCGACCTGCAACTGCTTGAGGTTTTCGATGGTCGCGCCGCGCCATGCGTAGATCGCCTGGTCGTCGTCGCCCACCGCGGTGAACATCGGCTTCTTGCCGAGGCCGGTAACGAGCAGCTTCACCAGTTCGTACTGGCAGGTGTTGGTGTCCTGGTATTCATCGACCAGCAGGTAGCGCAGCTTGCGCTGCCACTTGTCGCGCACGGCTTCGTTGTTGCGGAACAGTTCGACCGGCAGGCGGATCAGGTCGTCGAAGTCGACGGCCTGGTACGCGGCGAGCGTGGCGACGTAGTTGCGGTAGATGCGCGCGGCCTGCGCCTCGTCTTCGGTGACGGCCTGCTTCAGCGCGGTGTCGGGATCGACGAGGCCGTTCTTCCACAGCGACATCGCGTTCTGGATGCGGCGGATCAATTGCTTGTCGGTGGTGATGGCGAGGTCCTGCACGATGGAGAAGCAGTCGTCGCTGTCCATGATGGAGAAGCGGTCCTTCAGGCCGAGTTCCTTCGCTTCGCGCCGCAGGATCTGCACGCCGAGCGAGTGGAAGGTACAGACCGTGAGGTTCTTCGCTTCCTTCGGCTGCTTCAGGAGCTTGGCGATGCGCTCCTGCATTTCCAGCGCGGCCTTGTTGGTGAAGGTGACGGCGGCGATGTTCTTCGCGTCATAGCCGCAATCCTCGATCAGGTGCGCGATCTTTTGCGTGATGACGCGCGTCTTGCCGGAGCCCGCGCCGGCCAGCACCAGACAGGGGCCGTCCATGTACTTGACGGCTTCGCGTTGCGGGACATTCATGCCGGAGGGGGCGGGATGGGACATGGGAAAAACCGGAGGGACAAAGCGGGCCATTGTAGCAGTGCAAGGCTTGCGAAATTGCAGTGTTGCAAGCTTTGCCACGGCGCTTTCGGGAGGCGATTTTGGGCGATGTCTTGCGTCAAGCCTATTGCGTAAAGTCCATGATGCCGGATTGACATTGCCCTACCATCAAGCTCATCACTCGGGAATGACATGAGACTTGCGCGCACTCGGATGGCATGGGGCATTTCGGCTTCGCTTGCAGCCGTGCTGATGGCATGCGCAGAAAAATCGAGCGACTATTTTCCCGGCTATGCCGAAGCGGAATACGTGCGGCTGGCGTCGCCGATTGCCGGTGCGCTGGTGAAGCTTCATGTGCAGCGCGGCGACCGGGTGGAGGCGGATGCGCCTGCCTTCGTGCTGGAACAGGACAGCGAGCGTGCGGTGCGCGAGGCGGCGGCGGCGCGTGCGCGCACGGCGCGGGCGCAGCTCGACAATCTGCTGAAGGGAAGACGGCCCGATGAACTCGCCGTGATCCGGCAGCAGCTGGCGCAGGCGGAAGCGGCCCTGCAACTGTCTTCGGCCACGCTGGCGCGGCAAAGACAGCTGGTGGCGGACAAGTTCGTCTCGCCGTCGACGCTTGATGAGGCGCGTTCCGCAGAGGTGCGCGATCAGGCCCGCGTGCAGGAGTCGCGCGCGCAATTGCGTGTGGCGCGGCTCGGCGCGCGCAGCGACGAGATCGATGCCGCGCAGCAGGAACTCAAGGCCGCCGAGGCGCAGCTCGCGCAGGCGGAATGGCAGGTGGCGCAGAAGACGCAGCGCATGCCGGCGGCGGGCGTGGTCAACGATGTGCTGTACCGCGAGGGCGAGTACGTGCAGGCGGGCAGCCCGATCATCAGCCTGCTGCCGCCGCAGAACATCAAGGCGCGCTTCTTCGTGCCGGAAACGGCGGTCGGGGCATTGCGCATCGGGCAGGAGGTGCAGCTGCAATGCGACGGCTGCGATGCGCCCATCCCTGCCAGGATCAGCTTCGTGTCGAACGCGCCGGAGTACACCTCACCGCTGATCTACAGCACCGAGAATCGCGCCGCGCTGGTCTTCATGGTCGAGGCGCGCCCCGCTGTCGACGATGCGCGGCGGCTGCATCCGGGGCAGCCGGTGGAGGCGCGGCTGGCGGCGCAGGGGACACGCTGATGGAGGCGATCATCGACGTGCGCGGGCTGACCAAGCGCTACGGCGAGCGCACCGTGGTCGATCATGTGGACATGCGCGCCGAGCGCGGCCGCATCTACGGCTTCCTCGGTCCCAACGGCAGCGGCAAGACGACCACCATCCGCATGCTGTGCGGCCTGCTCACGCCGGACGACGGCAGCGGCACCTGTCTCGGCTACGACATCCGCACCGAGTCGCGCGAGATCAAGCGTCGCGCCGGCTACATGACGCAGCGCTTCGGCCTGTACGAGGACCTGAGCATCGAGGAAAACCTGTCCTTCATCGCCCGCGTGTACGAAGTGCCGCAGCGCGAACGGAAGGTGCGGGCCACGCTGGAGCAGCTCGGCCTCGACAAGCGCCGCACGCAGCTGGCCGGCGCGCTGTCGGGCGGCTGGAAGCAGCGGCTGGCGCTGGCCGCCTGCCTCCTGCACGATCCGCAGCTGCTGCTGCTCGATGAGCCGACCGCAGGCGTCGATCCGAAGGCGCGGCGCGAGTTCTGGGATCGCCTGCACGAGCTGGCCGCAGCGGGATTGACGGTGCTGGTTTCCACGCATTACATGGACGAGGCCGAGCGCTGCCATCAGCTTGCCTACATCTCCTACGGCCGTTTGCTGGCGCAGGGCACGGCGGAGGAGCTGATCGCGCATGCGGGGCTGGTGACGTGTGAATTGAGCGGGTCGGGACTGGACGCGGCGGCAAAGGCGCTGCGGGCGAATCCCGCGCTCAATGTCGCCGCCTTCGGGGCGACGCTGCACGTGAACGCGAAGTCCGAAGGCGAACTCGATGCCGCGCTTGCGCCGTACCGCAAGGCAGGTACGGGCGGCATGCGCATCGTGGCGGTCGATACCAGTCTCGAGGATGTGTTCATCGCCTTGATGCAGGCATCGGAGGACAGGCAGGGATAGGGTTTTCGAACCGCCGAAGGTCTGTCATTCCGAACGCATGTGAGGAATCTCCATCGCCTGCGCTGCATTGACATTCGAGATTCCTCACTGCGTTCGGAATGACGGACCGTCGGAATATCGACTTGATTGAAACGGACTGAAGTCACCATGAACTGGTCGCGCTTCCTCGCCATCCTCATCAAGGAATTCCGCCAGCTGCGGCGCGACCGCCTCACGTTCGCGATGATGGTGGGCGTGCCGATCCTGCAGCTGGTGCTGTTCGGCTTTGCCATCAATACCGATCCGAAGCGCCTGCCGACGGCGGTGGTGGAAGCGGACCAGAGCGAGTTATCGCGCAGCCTGATCGCCGGGCTGGAGAACTCGGCCTACTTTCGCATCACGCAGCGGCCGCGCAGCGAGGCGGAGGGCAATCGCCTGCTGGCCGAAGGCGAGGTGCAATTCCTGCTGGTGATTCCGCCCTCGTTTTCGCGCCAGCTGCTGCGCGGCGAGCGCCCTGCCGTGCTGCTGGCCGCCGATGCGACCGACCCCGCCGCCTCCGGCAACGCGCTGGCGGCGCTGAACGCGATCAGCCTGCAGGTGCTGGCGCGCGACCTGCAGGGGCCGCTGCGCGCGCTGCAGCCGGGCGCAACGCCGTTCGAAATCCGCGTGCAGCGCCGCTACAACCCGGAAGGCATTTCGCGCTACAACATCGTGCCCGGCCTGATCGGCGTGATCCTAACGATGACGATGGTGATGATGACTTCGCTGGCGATGACGCGCGAGCGGGAGCGCGGCACCATGGAAAACCTGCTGGCGACGCCGGTGCGGCCGCTGGAAGTCATGGTCGGCAAGATCGTGCCCTACATCCTGATCGGCTACGTGCAGGTCACGGTGGTCCTGCTGGCGGCCTGGCTGCTGTTCAATGTGCCGATGGTCGGCAGCCTGGTCCTGCTGCTGGCGGCGCTGGCGCTCTTCATGGCGGCCAACCTCACCGTCGGCTTCACCTTTTCCACCATCGCGAAGAATCAGCTGCAGGCGATGCAGCTGACCTTCTTCTTTTTTCTGCCGTCGATATTGCTGTCGGGCTTCATGTTCCCGTTTCGCGGCATGCCGGACTGGGCGCAGGCGATTGGCGAAGTCCTGCCGCTGACGCATTTTTTGCGCATCGTGCGCGGCATCATGCTGAAGGGGAACGGCGCGGCGGAGATCGTGCCGGAACTATGGCCGCTGGCGCTGTTCATGCTCGTGATGGGCGGCGTGGCGCTGAAGCGTTACCGGCAGACGCTGGATTGAGCGCACCAAGGTTTTCATTCCGGCTTTCCATCCTTGCAACAGACGGCCGATCACGCTACGCATCGGCGCCTGCATGAAGATGCGCGCGCGGCCGTGCCCGACGCCTTCTGCCAGCACCAGCCTGTCGTGCGGAATGACAAACACATCACCGGGATGCAGGAAGATATCGTCGAGTCCGCCATATGCAGTGATCCACAGCACACCCTCCACGCATTCCATGCGACGGCCCCTGGCATTTGTCAGACGCAGCGGATGATTTTCATGGAGTGCGCATTCGATCTGGTGGTCCGATATCGTGAGTATGGTAGGTTGCATGGCGTTCCTCCGTCGTTGAACTCGTTGCAGACAGAGTACGCAGCGCCGGGACTTCGCAACAGGCGCAGCGAATCGAAATTGTTACCATGTCAGTTCATGCCGCCGCCAACTGTCATGGTCGAAAAAGCGCCCAACTGTATCTTGGTCGGAACTCGGCCGCAGCGCACAATCGCATCATGTCCGCCCAACTCAAGCTGTACGAAAACCTGGCCGACGAGCTCGGCACGCTGATCGCCAGCAGGGTGTTCGCGCCCGGCGACCGCCTGCCCTCGATCCGCCACCTGTCGCAGCAGAAGCGGCTGTCGATCAGCACCGTGATGCAGGCGCTGCGCCTGCTGGAAGACCGCGGCCTGATCGATGCGCGGCCGCAGGCGGGCTTCTATGTGCGGCACCGCGCGCGGCATCCGCATCCATTCGCCGCCAACGAAGCACAAAGTCTCGATGCGCCGACCTATGTCGGCATCAATAACCTGCTGATGCGCGTGCTGCGCGCCAACAAGTCACCCGATGTGCTCGATCTGGGACTGTCCTGCCCGCAGGCGGAGATGTTGCCGGTCAGGCGCCTGCAGCAAATCATGGGCGCGGTGGCCCGTCGCCGCCCCGACCTGCTGACGCAGGATGGCTGCTTCGACACCAACGAACCGAACTTCGTGCGCCAGGTGATCCGCCGCGCGGTGGACTGGGGCCGTCTCGATCCGCAGGAAATCATCGTCACCAATTCCTGCACCGAGGCGATGAGCCTCTCCCTGCGCGCAGTCGCCAGGCCGGGTGACACGATCGCGATCGAATCGCCGACCTACTTCGTGCTGCTGCAACTGATCGAGAGCCTGGGCATGAAGGCGCTGGAGATTCCGACCGATCCGAAAACCGGACCGTCGATCGATGCGCTGGAACTGGCGATGCGCGAGGGCCTGGTGCAGGCATGCCTGTTCGTCCCGAACGGCAACAACCCGATGGGCAGCGTCATGCCTGACGAGAACAAGAAGCGCCTCGCGGGCCTGCTGTCGCGTTACGACATCCCGCTGATCGAGGACGACGTCTATGGCGATCTCTGTTTCGCAGCGGAGCGGCCATGGCCGGTCAAGGCCTACGACAGCACCGGCAATGTGCTGCTGTGCTCGTCCTTCTCGAAGGTTGCCAGTTCATCGGCGCGCGTGGGTTATGTCAGTGCGGGACGCTACACGCAGCAGCTCGCGCTGCTGAAGAACGTGTCCAGCGGCGGCACCAATCATTTCTTCCAGGCGGTGCTGGCCGAGTTCATCGGCAGCAGCGCCTACGATACCCAGGTGCGCAAGATGCGGCGCACGCTGACGCAGCAGATCGCGCGCATGTCGGATGCGGTGGCCGAACACTTTCCATCGGAATGCTCGGTGTCGGAACCGCAAGGCGGCTTCACGCTGTGGGTGCGGCTGCCGGAACGGGTGGATGCGCTCGCGCTGCATCAGGTCGCACTCGCGCAGCGCATCGGCTTCATGCCCGGTCCGCTGTTCTCGGCATCGGGACGATTCGCCAATTACATGCGCATCAATTGCGGCAGAACCTGGGATGCGAAGACGGAACTCGCGGTGCGGCAACTCGGCGCGCTGGTCCGTGCCCATGCGGAGCGAATCTGACGCGGATCGTGCCCGAATGATGCGCGCTGTCCATGCACCTGTTCCTCGCCGCGATGCGGCTTTCATCGTCATGCAAGAACCGGCATGCATCCTCTGTCATTCCGAACGCATGTGAGGAATCTCGAACGTCGACGCCGCGCAGGCGATCGGCGCACCTCAAGATTTCGCTTGTCGCGCCGATAAATCCGAAGAGTGCGTTTTCGCCATGAGCCACCCGCAGATAGTTGACCATCGGTGGCAGGCGGATCCGCAACCATCCGTATCAGTTCAGACTCACCCAGCTTCGGAAGCAGATGACATGACTCACCCTTCGATTCACACAACGCCCCACCAGCAACCCTCGCCGCTGCATGCGATTTGGCGCACGGCAGACGCACTGTTTCTCATCACACTGATCGCATCCGGCATGCTGGCGCTGGCGATCGGTTATCAATATGGCAGCTTCGCGCTGGGCGCCGCCGTCGCGTTCGGCTTGATCGCACTGGGCGCGGCGGCCTTCGTCGTCGCGCGCGGCACGCTGACCTCGTGCCTTGCGCTCGCCTTCTGCAATGTGGCCATGGTTGCGCTGCACATCCAGCTCGGACGCGGCACCGAGGAATTCCACTTCGGCGTGTTCGTGCTGCTGGCGCTGATGCTGGCCTATCGCGACTGGCGGCCGGTGCTGTTCGTCGCCGCGCTGTTTGCCGTGCATCACGTGGCGTTCGACCGGCTGCAGGCGATGGGCATGGGCGTCTACTGCACGCCGACGCCGGACTTTTTCAAGATGCTGGTGCATGCCTCTTACGTCATCGTGCAGACCGGCGTGGAACTGGCGATCGCGCGCTACATGCACAACTCGACGCTGCAGGGCGCGGAACTGACGGCGATCGTCGCGGTGCTCAACCGCGACCGGCACATCGCGCTCAACGTCGAACATGTGGCGGTCGAAACGGCAGGCGGCCGCGCGCTGAAAGACGCAATCCTGAAGGTGAAAGGCGCGATGGAGAACATCACCGACACCAGTCACAACATTGAAAGCGCGGTGGCGGAAATCGCCTCCGGCAACGAGAACCTGGCGCAGCGCACCGAGCAAACCTCGGCCAGCCTGCAGCAGGTCGCCATGTCGATCGGCACCATCACGCAGAACGTGACGCAATCGGCGGCAGCCGCCTCGCAGGCCGATGCGCTGTCGCGCTCGGCCTCGCTTGCCGCGCATGGCGGCGCGGATGTCGTGCACCAGGTGGTGGAAACCATCCACGGCATCCAGGCCAGCTCGAAACACATCGCAGACATCACCAGCCTGATCGACGGCATCGCGTTCCAGACCAACCTGCTGGCGCTGAATGCCGCGGTCGAGGCCGCACGCGCCGGCGAACAGGGGCGCGGCTTCGCAGTCGTCGCGGCAGAAGTGCGCAACCTGGCGCAACGCTCGGCCGAAGCCGCCCGCGAAATCCAGGCCGTGATCAGCAACTCGCTGTCCCGCATCGACGAAGGTGCGCGGCTCGCGACCAGCGCCGGCGCGTCGATGGACAGCATCGTCGATTCGGTGAAGAAGGTGGAGAGCATCCTGCATGACATCGTCCACGCGGCGCAGCGTCAGAGCGAAGGCGTCAACGACATCAACAGCGCGGTGCTGCAATTGGATGCGAACGCGCAGAAGGATTCGACGACGGTCGACGAGCTGGCGGCCGTCGCGATGCACCTGCGCGAGCACGCGCACGCCCTGTCGGCATCGATCGACAGCTTCGATATCGGCAGTCGTGCGAGCGGTGCGAGAAACGCCGTTTTGCTGGCGGCATAGACGGATTGCGCAGGGTCCGGCCGCACGGCGCACCGGCCCTGCCCGCTTTCATTTCACGTCAAACAATTCCATCCCGTTGCGGTAGGCGATGCGCTCCGCGACATCGCGCGGCAACGCCGACAGCATGCGCCGGTAAAACGCCGCCATCTCCTCCACCTGGCCCCAGCGCGGCGTGATCCAGGTATCGGTGCCGACCACGAAGCGGCTCGGATAGCGCAGCATCAGCTGCTTCCAGCGCGGACTGAGCGCGCCGTCCTGTTCCACGTCTGAACGGTAGGACAGTTCGCCGACGATGGTCGGATGCTGCGCGAACATCTGCTCCACCTTGTCGAGCGGCGTGGTCATGCCGGTATGCGCCCAGATCAGCTTGACGCCCGGCGCGTGGCGCAGGATGCGCTCGACCGCGTCCGCATCGGCGTGCGCATGCAGCCACAGGCCGCGCTCCCTCGCGAGGCGGGCGATCTTCGCCACATAGGGTGCGTCGGCGTCGGCGCCGAAGATGTGGAATTCGCCGATGCCGC
The Noviherbaspirillum cavernae DNA segment above includes these coding regions:
- a CDS encoding REP-associated tyrosine transposase; this encodes MVVLPDHLHAIWRMPEGDADFPLRWSLTKAAFSRALPKTEAIRPSRRMKRERGIWQHRYWEHQIRDDDDLEKHVAYVYFNPVKHGHATRATENVGLCSPTYRATVL
- a CDS encoding UvrD-helicase domain-containing protein is translated as MSHPAPSGMNVPQREAVKYMDGPCLVLAGAGSGKTRVITQKIAHLIEDCGYDAKNIAAVTFTNKAALEMQERIAKLLKQPKEAKNLTVCTFHSLGVQILRREAKELGLKDRFSIMDSDDCFSIVQDLAITTDKQLIRRIQNAMSLWKNGLVDPDTALKQAVTEDEAQAARIYRNYVATLAAYQAVDFDDLIRLPVELFRNNEAVRDKWQRKLRYLLVDEYQDTNTCQYELVKLLVTGLGKKPMFTAVGDDDQAIYAWRGATIENLKQLQVDFSDLKVIKLEQNYRSSTRILQAANSVIANNPKLFEKQLWSEHGLGDPVKVLAMQDDEQEAEQVAIMISAHKFERRAKFSDYAVLYRGNHQARVIEQALRKERIPYTISGGQSFFDRAEIKDIISYLRLIANGDDDPAFIRAVTTPKRGVGQSTLEALGAFAGQWQCSLFEAVFKGGIESKLADRQLTPLREFCRFINGLEARASKKGENAAELLDEMMKEINYEAYLYDAFDDRQAQNKWQNVIDFTTWLKDKGKGGRDGTDEEKSLLELTQMVALMSMLEGRDEEPDAVRMSTLHASKGLEFPHVFLVGVEEGILPHKGDPDAPIETLAARIEEERRLMYVGITRAQRSLHITWCKKRKRARESVNCDVSRFIKEMKLDEGDAVPKEEEVLTPQDRLANLKALLGKAKVA
- a CDS encoding HlyD family secretion protein → MRLARTRMAWGISASLAAVLMACAEKSSDYFPGYAEAEYVRLASPIAGALVKLHVQRGDRVEADAPAFVLEQDSERAVREAAAARARTARAQLDNLLKGRRPDELAVIRQQLAQAEAALQLSSATLARQRQLVADKFVSPSTLDEARSAEVRDQARVQESRAQLRVARLGARSDEIDAAQQELKAAEAQLAQAEWQVAQKTQRMPAAGVVNDVLYREGEYVQAGSPIISLLPPQNIKARFFVPETAVGALRIGQEVQLQCDGCDAPIPARISFVSNAPEYTSPLIYSTENRAALVFMVEARPAVDDARRLHPGQPVEARLAAQGTR
- a CDS encoding ABC transporter ATP-binding protein yields the protein MEAIIDVRGLTKRYGERTVVDHVDMRAERGRIYGFLGPNGSGKTTTIRMLCGLLTPDDGSGTCLGYDIRTESREIKRRAGYMTQRFGLYEDLSIEENLSFIARVYEVPQRERKVRATLEQLGLDKRRTQLAGALSGGWKQRLALAACLLHDPQLLLLDEPTAGVDPKARREFWDRLHELAAAGLTVLVSTHYMDEAERCHQLAYISYGRLLAQGTAEELIAHAGLVTCELSGSGLDAAAKALRANPALNVAAFGATLHVNAKSEGELDAALAPYRKAGTGGMRIVAVDTSLEDVFIALMQASEDRQG
- a CDS encoding ABC transporter permease; protein product: MNWSRFLAILIKEFRQLRRDRLTFAMMVGVPILQLVLFGFAINTDPKRLPTAVVEADQSELSRSLIAGLENSAYFRITQRPRSEAEGNRLLAEGEVQFLLVIPPSFSRQLLRGERPAVLLAADATDPAASGNALAALNAISLQVLARDLQGPLRALQPGATPFEIRVQRRYNPEGISRYNIVPGLIGVILTMTMVMMTSLAMTRERERGTMENLLATPVRPLEVMVGKIVPYILIGYVQVTVVLLAAWLLFNVPMVGSLVLLLAALALFMAANLTVGFTFSTIAKNQLQAMQLTFFFFLPSILLSGFMFPFRGMPDWAQAIGEVLPLTHFLRIVRGIMLKGNGAAEIVPELWPLALFMLVMGGVALKRYRQTLD
- a CDS encoding DUF2917 domain-containing protein, coding for MQPTILTISDHQIECALHENHPLRLTNARGRRMECVEGVLWITAYGGLDDIFLHPGDVFVIPHDRLVLAEGVGHGRARIFMQAPMRSVIGRLLQGWKAGMKTLVRSIQRLPVTLQRHAAHHEHEQRQRP
- a CDS encoding PLP-dependent aminotransferase family protein, with translation MSAQLKLYENLADELGTLIASRVFAPGDRLPSIRHLSQQKRLSISTVMQALRLLEDRGLIDARPQAGFYVRHRARHPHPFAANEAQSLDAPTYVGINNLLMRVLRANKSPDVLDLGLSCPQAEMLPVRRLQQIMGAVARRRPDLLTQDGCFDTNEPNFVRQVIRRAVDWGRLDPQEIIVTNSCTEAMSLSLRAVARPGDTIAIESPTYFVLLQLIESLGMKALEIPTDPKTGPSIDALELAMREGLVQACLFVPNGNNPMGSVMPDENKKRLAGLLSRYDIPLIEDDVYGDLCFAAERPWPVKAYDSTGNVLLCSSFSKVASSSARVGYVSAGRYTQQLALLKNVSSGGTNHFFQAVLAEFIGSSAYDTQVRKMRRTLTQQIARMSDAVAEHFPSECSVSEPQGGFTLWVRLPERVDALALHQVALAQRIGFMPGPLFSASGRFANYMRINCGRTWDAKTELAVRQLGALVRAHAERI
- a CDS encoding methyl-accepting chemotaxis protein, which gives rise to MTHPSIHTTPHQQPSPLHAIWRTADALFLITLIASGMLALAIGYQYGSFALGAAVAFGLIALGAAAFVVARGTLTSCLALAFCNVAMVALHIQLGRGTEEFHFGVFVLLALMLAYRDWRPVLFVAALFAVHHVAFDRLQAMGMGVYCTPTPDFFKMLVHASYVIVQTGVELAIARYMHNSTLQGAELTAIVAVLNRDRHIALNVEHVAVETAGGRALKDAILKVKGAMENITDTSHNIESAVAEIASGNENLAQRTEQTSASLQQVAMSIGTITQNVTQSAAAASQADALSRSASLAAHGGADVVHQVVETIHGIQASSKHIADITSLIDGIAFQTNLLALNAAVEAARAGEQGRGFAVVAAEVRNLAQRSAEAAREIQAVISNSLSRIDEGARLATSAGASMDSIVDSVKKVESILHDIVHAAQRQSEGVNDINSAVLQLDANAQKDSTTVDELAAVAMHLREHAHALSASIDSFDIGSRASGARNAVLLAA
- a CDS encoding amidohydrolase family protein, translated to MMRRRIAAALAALAAFATCTFAQGQPQPDKLPPLPLFDAHMHYNVEARSLLSPQQVIALWRKAGIRAVLATSRPNDGTLDLIAQHAPDITIVPFLRPYRVQPDRYDWFSNSGVEALVEKELQRGIYRGIGEFHIFGADADAPYVAKIARLARERGLWLHAHADADAVERILRHAPGVKLIWAHTGMTTPLDKVEQMFAQHPTIVGELSYRSDVEQDGALSPRWKQLMLRYPSRFVVGTDTWITPRWGQVEEMAAFYRRMLSALPRDVAERIAYRNGMELFDVK